Within the Candidatus Dependentiae bacterium genome, the region AGCAACATATCGCCGATCCTGCACTTTTAAAATCATGCGATCAAGCAGTAACTAGAATTTTAAGCGCAATCGAAAAACAAGAAAAAATTCTTATTTTTGGCGATTACGACGTTGATGGAATAACATCTACATCTCTGATGTTGCTTGCGCTCATCCCCTTGAATGCAAAAATAAATTTTTTCTTACCTGTCAGAAAAAAGCATGGCTACGGCCTCTCAGAATACGCCGTTGAACAAGCACACAAAAACAATTATTCACTCATAGTTACAGTCGACAATGGGATTAGCGCATTCCCAGCGGCAGAACTTGCAAAAAAACTTGGGATTGATTTAATCATCACCGATCATCACAAGCCGCACAAAGATCTTCCTCCCGCATACTGCATCGTCAATCCACAACAAAGTGACTGTCTGTTTCCACACAAAAATCTTGCTGGCGTTGGTGTTATCTTCAAAGTCATTTCGCAGCTGTACAAAAAAATAGGAAAAGAATTACCCCGAAAAATTTATGAATTACTCATGCTTGGTACAATTGCCGACGTAGTTCCCCTCATTCATGAAAATCGTCACTGGGTACTACACGGACTATCACTGATTAATGAACAAAAAAGCGAATCAATAGCTCGTCTTCTAGAAAACGCAAACCTGGCAAAAAACAGAATTGGGGCTCGCGATATTGGATTTATGGTCACTCCACAAATCAACGCACTCGGAAGATTAGATGATCCTCGCGATGCAGTAAAATTTTTAATCAGTTCAGATCCAGAAGATGTTGCACGAGTTGGAGACATCTTAAAAAAAATAAATGAAGAACGTAAAAAAGTTGAACGCGATATTTACGAAGAAATTGAAATTGCCATCAAAAAAAAATTGTACGATCTTTCAAAAGAATTTGTACTGATCGCAGGAAACAACGCTTGGCCAGCAG harbors:
- the recJ gene encoding single-stranded-DNA-specific exonuclease RecJ, which produces MITIQGLKFRWHLQEAEPNEITQLAAKHYLTIPITHALFTRGYTSSEKISELLSFDSQQHIADPALLKSCDQAVTRILSAIEKQEKILIFGDYDVDGITSTSLMLLALIPLNAKINFFLPVRKKHGYGLSEYAVEQAHKNNYSLIVTVDNGISAFPAAELAKKLGIDLIITDHHKPHKDLPPAYCIVNPQQSDCLFPHKNLAGVGVIFKVISQLYKKIGKELPRKIYELLMLGTIADVVPLIHENRHWVLHGLSLINEQKSESIARLLENANLAKNRIGARDIGFMVTPQINALGRLDDPRDAVKFLISSDPEDVARVGDILKKINEERKKVERDIYEEIEIAIKKKLYDLSKEFVLIAGNNAWPAGVIGLVAGKLTYSYGKPTFLFHLTSEGIAKGSCRSVKGLDLFSILEANKDLLISFGGHSAAAGLSLRQNDLSEFKKRISQTIASKVSLEDLQPQIIADAPLEFCDINKNLIKDLERLEPFGMGNEEPIFVIHDLSQVKPPKLMKDKHLKVTAFSQGIIKPIVFFNRPELYDIFKNLEDKPFSIIGTITQNEWNETTSTEIIGIDVKI